The nucleotide window TGGCAAGTAAGTTTTTTGGCATTAAAACGGTCTTTATTGAGAGCATATCGCGGACAAGTAGTTTAAGTTTGACAGGAAGGATTGTCTATAATCTTGTTGATGAGTTTTACGTTCAGTGGCCTGAGTGTGTTGAGATTTACCCAAGAGCACAATACAAAGGAATAGTGAGCTAGCTACCACATAGTTTACTTAGAGAAATTGTTTAGCTAAATCTCAGTTAATTAAAGGGAAATATTTAATTAATATAAATGCCCATTAAACATCAAAAATGTTAATGGAATAAGCTCGTATAAGCATGTAGTTTTTATCTAGGTTTTCTTGGCATTTACAAAACAAAAGCTATACGAGCTTGTTGATAGCCTTGAAACCTAAATTGAGGTTTGTTTCAATGATTGTTTACACACTTGGAACGATTTTCTTTCCCTTTGATCGAGCTGTTTTTTGGTTGCAGGAATTACTAGACAGAGAAATTATAGTTGAGCCAGTCTTATTTCAACATGGGGCAACTAATGCTGATAAATTGAGTCATCCGCTGCTAACTAGCGTAGCTTCGTTGACTATACATGAAATGCATGATGCTGTGCAGCAATCGTCATTAGTGATTTCACATGCTGGTCAAGGTTCAACGCGAATGCTAGCAGAAATGGGAGCTTGCTTTGTATTAATACCTAGGTTAAGGCGCTATGGAGAACATGTTGACGATCATCAACTCCTGTTTGCGCGTGCTGTAGAAAGATTTGGAGTACCTTACTGTACTGAGTTAGAGCAACTTATTAAGTATGTTGAGCAACCTCCAATTCCATTGCAAAATAAGTTATTTAATGCTCCTTCACTGGCTGAGCATTTAACTGTTCGGTACAGGCTTGTAGAACTTCAAAAGTAACTTTAAACAAAGTATGGTTACTCCCTCATTTTGTTGGTTAACACGAGAAGAAAATGAAACAACAGCCTAAAGTTAGTATTGGCATGCCTGTGTACAATGGTGAGGTTTATCTTGAAGCAGCATTAGACTCATTATTGAATC belongs to Gloeocapsopsis sp. IPPAS B-1203 and includes:
- a CDS encoding glycosyltransferase, translated to MIVYTLGTIFFPFDRAVFWLQELLDREIIVEPVLFQHGATNADKLSHPLLTSVASLTIHEMHDAVQQSSLVISHAGQGSTRMLAEMGACFVLIPRLRRYGEHVDDHQLLFARAVERFGVPYCTELEQLIKYVEQPPIPLQNKLFNAPSLAEHLTVRYRLVELQK